In a single window of the Nitrospirota bacterium genome:
- a CDS encoding type II secretion system GspH family protein, producing MNRKGFTLIELVMVLVLIGIIAMFVAPRMVDVAGTKAGAFRDKLRADIRYAQNLAMTRNLRSRVDFSTLNQYSVQSSTTSTCSAFPAAIDPAISAAFTVVLNTGDYVGITLTLPAPMNCLEYDSLGRPYDCTGLGLACAGPALLSGMTVTVNANAVAVDNVTVTAQTGAVN from the coding sequence ATGAACCGAAAGGGTTTCACCCTTATAGAGCTTGTCATGGTCCTCGTGCTGATCGGCATTATCGCCATGTTCGTGGCGCCGAGGATGGTGGATGTGGCTGGCACGAAGGCTGGCGCTTTTAGAGACAAGTTGCGTGCGGATATTCGCTATGCCCAGAACCTGGCCATGACGAGAAATCTAAGGTCCAGGGTTGATTTCAGCACCCTCAACCAGTATTCCGTGCAGAGTAGTACAACGAGCACGTGCAGTGCTTTTCCCGCTGCAATAGATCCGGCAATCAGCGCCGCGTTCACCGTTGTCCTTAACACGGGTGACTATGTCGGCATTACGCTGACACTGCCGGCCCCAATGAACTGCCTTGAATATGATTCCCTCGGCCGGCCCTATGACTGTACCGGGCTCGGGCTTGCTTGTGCTGGGCCCGCGCTCTTATCGGGCATGACTGTTACGGTTAATGCGAACGCGGTTGCCGTGGACAACGTGACGGTTACAGCCCAGACCGGGGCGGTGAACTGA
- a CDS encoding sulfurtransferase TusA family protein, whose protein sequence is MSIKTATPDQTLDTLGRVCPYPLLLTKKAIEKLGSGQTIKVLCDAPASAEDSIPRYCEKNNLGVETVKIEDKGFWEIYIKKP, encoded by the coding sequence ATGTCAATCAAGACTGCAACACCGGACCAGACGCTGGACACCCTGGGCAGGGTATGTCCCTATCCACTGCTCCTGACCAAGAAGGCGATCGAGAAGCTCGGCAGCGGCCAGACGATCAAAGTGCTGTGCGATGCCCCGGCATCGGCCGAGGACAGCATTCCGCGCTACTGCGAGAAGAACAACCTCGGCGTCGAGACCGTGAAGATCGAAGACAAGGGTTTCTGGGAGATCTACATCAAGAAGCCGTAA
- a CDS encoding PilN domain-containing protein codes for MKSIKDYINLLPQEEKKPFSLETWGIILSLVFIVVWLGLFGRQVWQYRLLQNRITTLNAQKQTLQVQADALRKELTIASPSGMTRDKAALIQDILQERVLWSEVFKQLSRIVPSGLWFDYLEGISDGKVEIKIKGGAFSYISIADFMASMEKSGYFEHPQLSYAQKAVVQGQDMVGFEIICGMKKSQGAQ; via the coding sequence ATGAAATCGATAAAAGACTACATCAATCTGCTGCCCCAGGAGGAAAAGAAGCCCTTTTCCTTGGAGACGTGGGGCATTATTCTGTCCCTGGTGTTCATCGTGGTATGGCTGGGATTGTTCGGCCGGCAGGTGTGGCAGTACCGGTTGTTACAAAACCGGATCACCACCCTGAACGCGCAGAAACAGACCCTCCAGGTGCAGGCAGACGCCTTGCGTAAAGAGCTTACGATCGCCTCTCCGTCGGGAATGACGCGGGACAAGGCCGCGTTGATCCAGGATATTTTGCAGGAGCGGGTGCTGTGGTCGGAGGTATTCAAGCAGCTCTCGCGCATTGTCCCCTCGGGCCTGTGGTTCGATTACCTGGAAGGCATTTCCGACGGCAAGGTGGAGATCAAGATCAAGGGGGGCGCGTTCAGCTATATCTCGATTGCCGATTTTATGGCTTCCATGGAAAAATCGGGATATTTCGAACATCCTCAGCTTTCTTATGCCCAGAAGGCCGTGGTCCAGGGGCAGGATATGGTTGGGTTTGAGATCATCTGCGGCATGAAGAAATCGCAGGGGGCGCAATGA
- the pilQ gene encoding type IV pilus secretin PilQ, translated as MVPCTARSLIRLATLASVALWLIATPVPAQTVDIKKTHAEFSMEFRDAEIKDVLRAVGQAANLNMIVSDAVSGKVSLSIKDVDIWYALESILKTKGLTYVRDGNMVRVLSVSEARDHDMDTRVFPLHHAKSKDILPIIKSDNPSAKISEDSRMNALVIRDLSLNLDRVARLLKDLDVKMPQVLIEAKIVEVSSNYIRELGVQWGGQYSGTSTRGTTVMSGGTTGGSTVSASPLVGSNAFYPLTGDIGPSGNAYVVNLPANVGAGSGGALGISFGKLGGKLALDLQLSAMQTTGNGRILSSPKVMTMNNKEARISSGTDIPIRTVSSTANTTGGSINTASVQMISASLALSAVPTITNDNRIAMTIKVEKSEPDFSHQVDGIPTIAKRDATSEVVMNNGETIVLGGILTKSEGESESGVPFLSKIPILGWLFKKKSTFDNQSELMIFITTTIMSE; from the coding sequence ATGGTTCCTTGTACAGCCAGATCCCTGATTCGTCTGGCGACGCTTGCGAGCGTTGCCCTATGGTTGATCGCCACGCCGGTCCCCGCACAGACGGTCGACATTAAGAAAACGCATGCGGAGTTTTCCATGGAGTTCAGGGACGCCGAGATCAAGGACGTGCTGAGGGCCGTGGGACAGGCGGCGAACCTGAACATGATCGTGAGCGATGCGGTGAGCGGAAAGGTCTCCCTGAGCATCAAGGACGTCGATATCTGGTACGCGCTCGAGTCCATTCTCAAGACCAAAGGGCTCACCTATGTCCGCGACGGGAACATGGTTCGCGTCCTCTCCGTGTCCGAGGCAAGAGATCATGACATGGATACCAGGGTCTTTCCCCTGCATCACGCAAAGAGCAAGGACATTCTTCCCATCATAAAAAGCGATAATCCGTCAGCGAAGATCTCCGAGGACAGCAGAATGAACGCGCTTGTCATCAGGGACCTTTCGTTGAATCTCGACCGCGTGGCGCGGCTGCTCAAGGACCTTGATGTCAAAATGCCGCAGGTCCTGATCGAGGCGAAGATCGTGGAGGTGTCGAGTAATTACATTCGAGAGCTTGGCGTGCAGTGGGGAGGACAATATTCAGGCACCAGCACCAGGGGGACCACGGTGATGAGCGGCGGCACAACCGGCGGCTCCACCGTCAGCGCGAGTCCGCTGGTCGGCAGTAATGCTTTTTATCCTCTGACCGGCGACATCGGCCCGAGCGGTAATGCCTATGTCGTGAACCTGCCGGCCAACGTGGGGGCTGGTTCGGGCGGCGCGCTCGGCATAAGTTTCGGCAAGCTGGGAGGGAAACTGGCGCTCGATCTCCAGTTGTCCGCCATGCAGACCACGGGCAATGGCAGGATCCTGTCCAGTCCCAAGGTGATGACTATGAACAATAAGGAAGCGAGGATATCGAGCGGTACCGATATCCCGATCAGGACGGTAAGTTCCACCGCCAATACCACCGGAGGGAGCATCAATACCGCCTCCGTACAGATGATATCCGCAAGCCTCGCGTTGTCGGCCGTTCCCACCATTACGAACGACAACAGGATCGCTATGACGATCAAGGTGGAAAAATCGGAGCCGGATTTTTCCCACCAGGTGGACGGCATTCCCACGATCGCGAAACGTGATGCGACCTCCGAGGTTGTCATGAACAACGGCGAGACGATCGTGCTCGGCGGCATCCTCACCAAGAGCGAGGGGGAGTCAGAGTCCGGGGTACCGTTCCTGTCGAAGATACCCATCCTCGGCTGGCTTTTCAAGAAGAAGAGCACGTTCGATAACCAGTCGGAACTCATGATCTTCATTACGACGACAATTATGTCGGAATAG
- a CDS encoding type II secretion system F family protein, with product MPLYQYRARDKDGALRTGTMEAARKDGVADQLSGMGFIPVMIEEQGPARTSGFDLGAVFGKIKPQDLIIFSRQLATLMSAGIPFIQGLVTLERQSENPRLKAAISQARRDIEGGSSFSDALARQPKIFSKLYVSLIRAGETAGILDEILNRLALLAEHEAETRARVKAAVRYPLIVVVAISLAFAFLVTFVIPKFASIFAQFKTALPLPTRILISINYVVQNYWYIILISIALLVWGVIGYLGTPGGRWQWDRLKLKLPVFGLLFQKVALSRFARIFSAMQKSGISMMLTLEIAGETVGNVVIARSVETMSDSLRDGKGLTPPMEASGLFPPMVIQMMSVGEETGQLDTMLNKVSDYYDMDVEYTLRNLATMIEPVLLLFVGGMVLFLALGIFLPMWNLMSLFKH from the coding sequence ATGCCGCTGTATCAGTATAGAGCCAGGGATAAAGACGGAGCGCTTCGCACCGGTACGATGGAGGCTGCGCGCAAGGATGGGGTGGCGGACCAGCTCTCGGGCATGGGATTCATCCCGGTGATGATCGAGGAGCAGGGACCGGCGCGGACCTCGGGGTTCGACCTTGGCGCAGTGTTCGGCAAGATCAAGCCGCAGGACCTCATTATTTTCAGCAGGCAGCTTGCCACGCTCATGAGCGCGGGCATCCCCTTTATCCAGGGCCTGGTAACGCTCGAACGGCAGTCGGAAAATCCACGGCTGAAAGCCGCGATCTCCCAGGCCCGGCGTGATATTGAGGGCGGCAGTTCGTTCTCCGATGCCCTGGCCCGGCAGCCAAAGATATTCAGCAAGCTGTACGTAAGCCTGATCAGGGCAGGGGAGACTGCCGGTATTCTCGATGAGATCCTGAATCGGCTGGCGCTCCTTGCCGAGCACGAAGCCGAGACCCGCGCGCGGGTGAAAGCAGCGGTACGGTATCCTCTGATCGTCGTGGTCGCCATCTCCCTTGCATTTGCATTCCTCGTCACCTTCGTGATCCCGAAATTCGCGTCGATCTTTGCCCAGTTTAAAACCGCATTGCCGCTGCCCACGCGCATACTGATCAGCATCAACTACGTGGTCCAGAATTACTGGTACATCATCCTTATCAGTATCGCCCTGCTTGTATGGGGGGTGATAGGGTATCTGGGCACACCGGGGGGCAGATGGCAGTGGGACCGGCTGAAGCTCAAGCTGCCGGTGTTTGGCCTCCTTTTTCAAAAAGTGGCGCTCTCGCGGTTCGCGCGCATATTCAGCGCCATGCAGAAGAGCGGCATCTCCATGATGCTGACGCTCGAGATCGCGGGCGAGACGGTGGGCAATGTGGTGATCGCCCGGTCGGTGGAGACCATGAGCGACAGTCTCCGGGACGGCAAGGGGCTGACCCCTCCGATGGAGGCCTCAGGGCTTTTTCCTCCGATGGTGATCCAGATGATGTCGGTGGGCGAGGAAACGGGGCAACTCGACACCATGTTGAACAAGGTCTCAGATTACTACGACATGGACGTGGAGTATACCCTCCGCAACCTGGCGACCATGATCGAGCCGGTACTGCTTCTCTTTGTCGGCGGCATGGTACTGTTCCTGGCATTGGGGATATTCCTGCCCATGTGGAACCTGATGAGTCTGTTCAAGCACTGA
- a CDS encoding ubiquinol-cytochrome c reductase iron-sulfur subunit: protein METGRREFIIKTLTSVLVLLGIGFLVPAVKIVAPVGSRDKELVFFPLLAEEEIPRIGVKKAELTFAVLGKERKARVFLVSSSEGPVVFSAICSHLGCLVSYHKEKQEFICPCHGGKYDLNGRNIFGPPPAPLTRFPLKIQDGMLFVGVKV from the coding sequence ATGGAAACCGGCAGACGGGAATTTATCATAAAGACGCTCACCAGTGTGCTCGTTCTGCTCGGCATCGGATTTCTGGTTCCCGCTGTCAAGATCGTTGCTCCCGTCGGCAGCCGCGATAAGGAGCTGGTCTTTTTCCCGCTCCTTGCCGAGGAGGAGATCCCGCGGATCGGCGTAAAAAAGGCGGAGCTGACGTTTGCCGTCCTGGGCAAAGAAAGGAAAGCCAGGGTCTTTCTTGTGTCTTCTTCCGAGGGACCGGTGGTTTTTTCCGCCATCTGTTCTCATCTTGGATGTCTGGTCAGTTATCATAAAGAAAAGCAGGAATTTATCTGCCCTTGCCACGGCGGGAAGTATGATCTGAACGGCAGAAATATTTTTGGCCCGCCTCCCGCGCCGCTTACGCGCTTTCCTCTGAAAATTCAGGACGGCATGCTGTTCGTCGGGGTCAAGGTGTAA
- the pilM gene encoding type IV pilus assembly protein PilM: MRFFSNDITGVDIGAGSIKVVRLSRGGNRPKLLSAMLVELSPDPALAASISGDLRQLRADKKIGGANVVTLMPGKHLTIRALTLPKMPPNELREAVRWEAKRHISYSVDSAQVEYLIVNERQEGVLEKYDIVMVAAERAKVLEQLAPFNAAKIKVSAVDANALALRNVLRTREIPADENTLVVDLGAGKTEVTIFKGGDLRFSRCVESGGLDMTRAVAEALNIGFQEAEDKKRALNILTPPDQDPAIAALQPRVDGLLMEIRRSVEYYKTTFREKSVEGMILSGGVSLMPGLKDYFAQSLEGAVELDRPFDGLTCKKNMLDEFGPVAPRFSAAIGLALRKM, encoded by the coding sequence ATGCGATTCTTTTCTAACGACATAACAGGGGTCGACATCGGCGCGGGCAGCATCAAGGTCGTGCGCCTTTCGCGGGGCGGAAATCGGCCGAAGCTTCTGTCGGCCATGCTTGTGGAATTATCCCCCGATCCGGCCCTGGCTGCGAGCATCAGCGGCGACCTCCGCCAACTCCGGGCCGACAAGAAGATCGGCGGCGCCAATGTCGTGACCCTGATGCCCGGCAAGCATCTGACGATCCGCGCGCTTACGCTGCCCAAGATGCCGCCCAACGAACTGCGCGAGGCGGTCCGCTGGGAGGCGAAGCGGCATATTTCCTATTCGGTGGATTCCGCCCAGGTGGAATATCTTATTGTCAATGAAAGGCAGGAGGGCGTGCTGGAGAAGTACGATATTGTCATGGTGGCCGCTGAACGGGCGAAGGTGCTTGAGCAGCTGGCGCCGTTTAATGCCGCAAAGATCAAAGTGTCCGCCGTTGATGCGAACGCCCTGGCCCTCCGCAATGTTCTCCGGACCCGCGAGATACCCGCTGATGAAAATACCCTTGTCGTGGACCTTGGCGCGGGCAAAACCGAGGTCACTATTTTCAAGGGAGGCGATCTCCGGTTCAGCCGCTGCGTGGAGAGCGGAGGTCTGGACATGACCCGCGCCGTCGCCGAAGCGTTGAACATCGGTTTTCAGGAGGCGGAGGACAAGAAGCGCGCCCTGAATATTCTGACGCCGCCTGATCAGGACCCGGCAATCGCGGCGCTCCAGCCGCGGGTCGACGGCCTGCTGATGGAGATACGGCGGTCGGTTGAATACTATAAGACCACGTTCCGTGAGAAAAGCGTGGAGGGCATGATCTTGAGCGGCGGCGTATCGCTCATGCCGGGGCTCAAGGACTATTTCGCCCAATCGCTCGAGGGCGCGGTGGAGCTCGACCGGCCATTTGACGGCCTGACCTGCAAGAAGAACATGCTTGATGAGTTCGGACCGGTTGCGCCGCGGTTTTCCGCAGCCATCGGGCTGGCGTTGAGAAAAATGTGA
- a CDS encoding type 4a pilus biogenesis protein PilO: protein MADLYSRIVVLWRKLTNRERIIAAVTLACVLSGFLYQFPYSLLARSLSSVQTGIRAMENDIVDQTVQIVELKRRASIDISASAGWDLADQKSAVLFLEDVTGTARRMGVSLVAVHPAQEINKEKYKEISMNLDLKGRYRELGEYFKRLESLSKVVNVRKIRIESCPDSSSVCAAQIEAVTYMAK, encoded by the coding sequence ATGGCTGATCTATACTCACGCATTGTTGTCCTATGGCGAAAGCTCACGAATCGCGAGCGTATTATCGCGGCGGTCACCCTGGCATGCGTTCTTTCAGGATTCCTTTATCAATTTCCGTATTCCCTGCTGGCGCGATCACTGAGTTCCGTTCAGACGGGCATCAGGGCCATGGAGAACGACATTGTCGACCAGACGGTGCAGATCGTTGAGCTCAAGCGGCGCGCCTCCATTGACATCTCGGCCTCGGCAGGATGGGACCTGGCGGACCAGAAGAGCGCGGTCCTGTTCCTCGAGGATGTGACCGGCACAGCTCGGCGCATGGGGGTCAGTCTTGTGGCGGTCCATCCCGCCCAGGAGATCAATAAGGAGAAGTACAAAGAGATTTCGATGAACCTCGACCTGAAAGGCCGTTACCGGGAGCTTGGAGAATATTTCAAGCGCCTTGAGAGCCTGTCAAAGGTCGTTAACGTCCGCAAGATCCGCATCGAATCCTGTCCGGATTCGTCTTCCGTGTGCGCGGCCCAGATTGAGGCGGTCACATATATGGCGAAGTGA
- a CDS encoding cytochrome b N-terminal domain-containing protein — MNLIDYFNARMGLTSRHRRVMDRPVPGWINYFYCFGGITFTLFIVQLLTGLLLSMHYNPSEADAYASIQRLDRTVPLGGLLRSAHKWAANLMVVMVLLHMSRVFITGSYKNPRELTWVAGALLLVMTLAFGFTGYLLPWDQKAYWATVVGTNMLGSVPFFGPHLTAFVRGGTEVTGQTLLRFYSMHMLWFPVLTALFLWVHFHIIRRLGISGRM, encoded by the coding sequence ATGAACCTTATTGATTACTTTAATGCCCGCATGGGACTCACGAGCAGGCACCGGAGAGTAATGGACAGACCGGTGCCGGGGTGGATCAACTATTTCTATTGCTTCGGCGGGATAACGTTCACGCTGTTCATTGTGCAACTCCTGACCGGACTGCTCCTGTCAATGCACTACAACCCCTCGGAGGCGGATGCGTACGCGAGCATCCAGCGCCTGGACCGGACCGTGCCGCTGGGAGGCCTGCTTCGTTCGGCGCACAAATGGGCCGCGAACCTCATGGTTGTGATGGTGCTGCTCCACATGAGCAGGGTTTTCATCACCGGCTCCTATAAAAATCCCCGGGAACTGACCTGGGTCGCCGGAGCCCTGCTGTTGGTGATGACGCTGGCGTTCGGATTCACCGGCTACCTCCTGCCCTGGGACCAGAAGGCGTACTGGGCAACCGTGGTGGGGACCAACATGCTCGGCTCGGTACCGTTCTTCGGGCCGCATCTCACCGCTTTTGTACGCGGCGGGACTGAGGTGACAGGCCAGACGCTCCTCCGTTTTTACAGCATGCACATGCTCTGGTTCCCGGTCTTGACAGCGCTCTTCCTCTGGGTCCATTTCCATATTATACGGAGGCTGGGGATATCGGGGAGGATGTAG
- a CDS encoding type II secretion system GspH family protein translates to MIQNKHSGVGSQKSEEKGFTLIETIITLIVLSIAAVGVLSVFTTGMKGSANPLILNQAVSLAQERMDTIIGDRMNPARGYTWITTAVSPYLPETPVTGFPAFNRSVTICCVSDVNLNYTPPCALFPPCASGYAHITVTVSNTTVGDIDLDTVVTNY, encoded by the coding sequence ATGATACAGAACAAGCATTCAGGAGTCGGGAGTCAGAAGTCAGAAGAGAAGGGCTTCACCCTGATCGAGACCATCATTACTCTCATTGTTCTTTCGATCGCGGCGGTGGGCGTGCTTTCGGTGTTTACCACTGGCATGAAGGGAAGCGCAAATCCGCTGATTTTGAATCAGGCGGTCTCACTGGCGCAGGAGAGGATGGATACGATCATTGGAGACAGGATGAATCCAGCGAGGGGATACACGTGGATTACGACCGCAGTATCACCCTATCTGCCGGAGACACCGGTAACAGGATTCCCTGCTTTTAATCGGAGTGTAACGATCTGCTGTGTATCGGATGTCAATTTGAATTATACCCCTCCCTGCGCGTTGTTTCCACCATGCGCTTCGGGATATGCCCACATCACGGTAACGGTGTCGAATACAACGGTTGGGGATATCGATCTTGATACGGTTGTGACGAATTATTAG
- a CDS encoding type II secretion system GspH family protein: protein MRITERGARYEKRDNMRDAYCERSTPHSAPRTPNAKGFTLVEIVITIVLVSILSGIAAMIILQGVRAYSDESSRSDVHYQARLAVERMAREIRLIRSSRVADIPTMNGTTLLYNDINGTQMGFWLTAGNLQRTQDNGATWETLATNIPGGPVFTYLDNTGVVTGAQTSLWLVQIEAAVTQGTESVTMRTTVHPRNF from the coding sequence ATGCGGATTACGGAACGCGGAGCGCGATATGAAAAACGGGACAATATGCGGGATGCGTATTGCGAACGCTCAACTCCGCACTCCGCACCCCGCACCCCGAACGCAAAAGGCTTCACCCTTGTCGAGATCGTTATAACCATTGTGCTCGTCAGCATCCTCTCCGGCATCGCCGCCATGATCATCCTGCAGGGCGTCAGGGCGTATTCTGATGAGTCCTCCCGCAGCGACGTTCATTACCAGGCGCGGCTTGCCGTGGAGCGTATGGCAAGAGAAATACGCCTGATCAGGTCAAGCAGGGTTGCGGACATCCCGACCATGAATGGAACAACACTGCTTTATAATGATATAAACGGGACGCAAATGGGTTTTTGGCTGACTGCCGGGAACCTTCAACGCACGCAAGATAACGGGGCCACTTGGGAGACGCTTGCAACGAACATTCCCGGCGGTCCGGTCTTTACCTATCTTGACAATACAGGCGTGGTTACCGGAGCCCAGACCTCGCTCTGGCTTGTTCAGATAGAGGCTGCCGTTACGCAGGGTACGGAAAGTGTGACCATGCGGACAACCGTTCACCCGAGGAATTTTTAA
- a CDS encoding tetratricopeptide repeat protein has product MSSMWSISVRTRTVFILLFLIGLLVYVNSLEVPFHFDDIYYLKENLQIKSFSTFQRWLTESYSGFFTNRPVLLFTFLLNYSIGGLDTFGYHFFNVLVHILNAFFFYVLFARYADPDSRTGYSIPYVLAAIIFLIHPVNTESVTYISSRSSVLSTFFVLASMLSFFRATEMRLRLPLYLLSILFFLTGLFTKEAAIVLPALLMLFDYFFVSNSGRGLKARLKYHVPFFLLTLALSLVYLSYLTRPEADRPWATHIPTELNVFVEYGKLLFVPLGLTIDHDVTLLGLFSGRALFSLTALMTLIALALFLKKKNPAIAFSIFWFFISLAPFLVIRVKDFMAERWLYTASLGFAVGVSGVVMFASQSYRKTVRAVVALLLVLLGVLTITRNQVYSSPILLWQDAVKKAPEKSRPYINLSGAYMENGQVALGVANIQEGIKLGKKNGGLKGTQLVAAYMNLAAAYQNGNDLQKAEGALKTIEREAAGFREYHHSLGLIYMKTRRYDQALVEFKKALAIRPSSPTYLYLLGDCCEMLGQHKTAQEYFSRATAGVPQSGSDFIHQGLAFYKLGEKDRLLSLLFEGVKADPLDLSTRLYLADTLLSRQFFDDAWKQYAIAAAFSPRSVSAYRGMGIILLSRGERREASMYFEKALGFLPPESPERKGLLELLDKAKG; this is encoded by the coding sequence ATGAGTTCAATGTGGTCCATTTCCGTGAGAACCAGGACGGTCTTCATTTTACTCTTTTTGATCGGCCTACTGGTCTATGTTAATTCCCTAGAGGTCCCGTTTCACTTTGATGATATTTATTACCTGAAAGAGAACCTGCAGATTAAGTCCTTTTCGACATTTCAGCGCTGGCTCACCGAGAGCTACTCCGGGTTCTTTACCAATCGGCCCGTTCTTTTATTCACCTTTTTACTCAATTATTCAATCGGCGGTCTTGATACATTTGGATACCATTTCTTCAATGTGCTGGTACATATCCTTAATGCTTTTTTCTTCTATGTTCTGTTTGCTCGGTATGCCGATCCGGACAGCAGAACGGGTTATTCGATACCGTATGTTCTCGCGGCAATTATCTTTCTCATCCATCCGGTAAACACTGAGAGCGTAACCTATATATCAAGCCGTTCCTCGGTTCTTTCAACGTTCTTTGTCCTGGCATCGATGCTGAGCTTCTTCCGTGCCACGGAAATGCGTCTCCGGCTGCCGTTGTACCTGCTCAGCATCCTTTTTTTCCTAACCGGACTCTTCACCAAGGAAGCCGCAATTGTTCTTCCCGCTCTCCTCATGCTCTTTGACTATTTCTTCGTATCAAACAGCGGGAGAGGGCTCAAGGCCCGCCTGAAATATCATGTTCCTTTTTTTCTGCTCACGCTTGCTCTTTCCCTGGTCTATCTCTCGTATTTGACCAGGCCGGAAGCTGACCGACCGTGGGCAACGCATATCCCCACAGAGCTGAATGTTTTTGTTGAATACGGCAAATTGCTCTTCGTCCCCCTGGGCCTTACGATAGACCACGATGTTACGCTGTTGGGCCTTTTCTCCGGCCGCGCCCTTTTTTCGTTGACCGCGCTGATGACGCTGATTGCTCTCGCGCTGTTCTTAAAAAAGAAGAACCCCGCGATTGCCTTCTCGATATTCTGGTTTTTCATATCCCTGGCCCCGTTTCTGGTTATACGAGTGAAAGATTTTATGGCTGAGCGGTGGCTCTATACGGCAAGCCTCGGCTTTGCCGTCGGCGTTTCCGGGGTCGTCATGTTCGCATCGCAGTCTTACCGGAAGACCGTGCGTGCCGTGGTAGCTCTCTTGCTGGTACTGCTCGGCGTGCTGACCATCACGAGAAACCAGGTATACTCAAGCCCGATTCTCCTGTGGCAAGATGCCGTCAAGAAAGCACCGGAGAAGTCCAGACCTTATATTAATCTTAGCGGCGCCTATATGGAAAACGGACAGGTGGCATTGGGTGTGGCGAACATCCAGGAAGGGATAAAGCTCGGTAAAAAGAATGGGGGGCTCAAGGGCACACAGCTCGTGGCAGCATACATGAATTTGGCAGCAGCCTACCAAAATGGCAATGACCTGCAAAAAGCAGAGGGGGCTTTGAAAACGATTGAGCGGGAAGCTGCTGGTTTTCGTGAATATCACCACAGTCTCGGGCTGATCTACATGAAAACACGGCGCTACGATCAGGCGCTTGTTGAATTCAAAAAAGCCCTCGCCATCCGCCCCAGCTCCCCCACGTATCTCTACCTCTTAGGCGACTGTTGTGAAATGCTCGGGCAGCACAAGACCGCGCAGGAATACTTTTCGCGCGCAACAGCCGGTGTCCCGCAGAGCGGTTCGGACTTCATCCATCAGGGTCTGGCGTTTTACAAGCTGGGAGAAAAGGACCGGCTGCTCTCGTTGCTCTTTGAAGGGGTGAAAGCTGACCCTCTCGATCTTTCTACGAGGCTCTATCTCGCGGACACGTTGCTCAGCAGGCAGTTTTTCGACGATGCATGGAAACAGTATGCAATAGCAGCCGCGTTTTCCCCGCGTTCTGTATCAGCATACCGGGGCATGGGGATCATTCTCCTGTCCCGCGGGGAACGCAGAGAGGCGAGCATGTATTTCGAGAAAGCATTGGGTTTTCTGCCGCCTGAGTCCCCCGAAAGAAAGGGCTTACTGGAACTTTTGGACAAGGCGAAGGGGTAA
- a CDS encoding MerR family transcriptional regulator has translation MKTSEIISKLDIPRHKLYYLEQKGYIKPTRIPMGDLEAREYSKQDFERIRVIWKYLRRGYKHKMAFQMASEELKSEKAGS, from the coding sequence ATGAAAACGTCAGAAATCATCAGCAAACTCGATATCCCGAGGCACAAGCTCTACTACTTGGAGCAGAAGGGATATATCAAGCCCACGCGCATCCCCATGGGCGACCTGGAGGCGCGGGAATACAGCAAGCAGGATTTCGAGCGGATCCGGGTGATCTGGAAATACCTGCGGCGCGGGTACAAGCACAAGATGGCGTTCCAGATGGCATCGGAAGAACTCAAGTCGGAGAAGGCGGGGAGTTGA